TTCCAACTCCCGATATCGCCCCCGCCACAAAAGCCAAATATATAAGAAAGATAGAATTATCCCGAACAAACTGAAGGAGAATCGAGTTGTCCCTTCGGCGCGCCCGGGCCTCGGTGATCGCATTGAAAATGCCCGCACCCACCGCGAAGTGAGCGATCACCACATGGAAAATCGAAATGGCCGCGATGACCATCGCACCACCGGCCAGCGGCATGTTCCATTGTGGATAAGGCAGCATACTCACCTCATGGGTTAGGTCATTTCAATTACGGTGATTCCCTTCACAAAATCAACCCACCCAAAATCTAATCTCCCACCACTTCGTGGGGGGAACAAGGGGGGAACATTTCAGTCACAACCGCGGCTTCACATCCATTACCCGCAACCGCTTGACTTTCCCGCAATAGAATGCTAAACTTATGTTTCATGATTGACTACGAGAAATCCGGCGTCAGCCTCGACCGAGCAGCGGCCGCCAAGAAGCGCATCGCGGCGGCGGCCCGGTCCACCTTCAATCCCCGCGTCCTGACCGATGTCGGCCATTTCGGTGGGCTGTTCGCGCTTAGCGAGGCATCCCCCGATGTGCTCGTCGCCTCCGCCGACGGAGTCGGCACCAAGCTGCTCCTCGGCGTTCAACTTAGCAGACTGAGAAGCCTCGGCCACGACCTCGTTCACCACTGCATCAACGACATCTTGATGTGCGGGGCCCGGCCGCTGTTCTTCCTCGACTATATGGCCTTCGGCCGGCTCGATCCGGAGGTGGCAGCGACCATCGCCGAGAGTCTGGCCGCCGCCTGCCGCGATCATGGCGTGGCCTTGATCGGTGGCGAAACCGCCGAAATGCCGGATTTGTACGCGCCCGGCCACTTCGATCTGGCCGGAACGATTGTCGGCCACGTCCGCCGCGACGGCATCTTCGACGGCTCGCGCGTGCATCTTGGTGACGTGCTTCTCGGTGTAGCGTCCAGCGGCCTACATACCAACGGCTATTCACTCATTCGCAAGGTATTCGCGGAGGATATTGCCTCCGGTCAAATCGAGAAAACACGTCTCGCCGACGAACGCTCGCTTGGCGAAGCCCTCATGGAGCCGCATCGCTGCTACCTGAATTCTCTGGGCAGCCTGCTCAGTGAACCGTGGTTGCACGCCCTGTCCCACATCACGGGCGGTGGCCTCGAAGAAAACACCCTGCGCGTAATCCCGAAAGGACTTGCGCTCGATATCCATTGGGAAAGCTGGCCGCGACCCGAACTCTTCCGCCTGATTCAGGAACGCGGCACCGTTCCCGAAGCAGAGATGAGACGGGTTCTCAATCTCGGCATCGGCGCGGTCGCTATCGTGGATGCCGGGTCCGCGAAGATTGCGAGCGAGCGTCTGGCTTCACTGGGCGAGACCGTCTTCACTATCGGACGCGTAACCGCGTGATCGCTCTCGCTTCTCTCATCGTCGGTTATCTAATCGGCGGACTGCCGACCGGAATCATTCTCTGCCGCGTTATCAAAGGCGTGGATCCGCGCGCCATCGGCTCGAAGAGTTCGGGAGCCACCAACGTCTCGCGCGTGCTCGGCAAAAAGTGGGCGGCGGTCGTACTCATAATTGACGGACTGAAAGGTTTTCTGCCGGTTCGATTTCTTGCGCCGCTGTTTGCATTCGCGGATGGATACACGCTGGCCGCTGCCTTGATGGCGATTGGCACGGTTGCCGGTCATGTCTGGACTCCCTACGCCGGTCTGCGCGGTGGCAAAGGAGTAGCGGCGGCGGCCGGTTCGATGCTGGCTCTGGGTCCCCTCGCCGTGCTCCTTTCGCTCGGAGTATGGGCCGTTGTCTTCGTGGCGTTCCGAATCGTCTCTCTGGCTTCGATGGCCGCCACCGCTGCCTTTCCCGTGGCTCTGGCCGTCTTAGGCGGACGTCCGTCATTCCATATTGCGGCGGCCGTGGTGGTGGCTCTGATCGTTCTGTTTTCCCATCGCGGAAACCTCTCTCGTCTGTTTCGTGGAGAAGAAAAAACTCTGTTCTGATCGGCCGTGGCACGAATTACCATACTCGGAGCGGGAAACTGGGGAACCACGATGGCGATGGTCCTCCAGCGGCGGGGACATTCGGTCTCGCTCTGGGAGTACGACCGCGATCAGGCCGAGCGCGTGAACTCCGCCCGCGTAAATGAGAAGTTCCTGCCCGGCCACCGGCTGCCCGATGACCTGCAAATCACCTGGAACTTGCCGCGCGCCGTGCAGGAAGCGGAGATTTGTCTTTTATCCGTTCCGTTCCAGCGTTGTCGTAGCGTCCTGCGGAACGTGAAAAGACTGCCGCGCGGAACGCTCGTGCTCAGCCTGATGAAAGGCATCGAGCAGGAAACTCTGCGACGCGGCTCGCAGATCTGTGCGGAAGAACTCGAGCGCTTCGACGCGAACTCCTATGCGATTCTCTCCGGCCCCACCATCGCCGTCGAGGTGGCCGGTGGTCAGCCCACTTCAGCCGTTATCGCCTCGACTTCTCAAGAGACCGCTACGCGGATTCAATTCGAGTTCGCGAGTCCCGCGCTGCGACTCTACACTTCCGATGACGTGGTCGGCGTCGAACTCGCAAGTGCTCTGAAAAACGTAATCGCTCTGGCCGCCGGGATGTGCGACGGCATGGGATTGGGTGCCAATGCGAAAGGTGCGCTGCTCACGCGCGGTCTGGCCGAGATCTCGCGACTGGGTATGGCGCTCGGCGGAGACCGTCAAACCTTCAGCGGACTGTCCGGCATCGGAGACTTAATCACGACCTGCACTTCGGGAGCCAGCCGCAACCGCTACGTGGGTGAAGCTATCGGCAGGGGGGAGCCGCCCGATCAAGTATTGGGACGGATGGTGATGGTAGCCGAAGGAGTGTGGACGGCTCGCGCGGCTTTCGGTCTCTCGCAAGAGCATTCCATCGAGATGCCGATCACCGAAGCCGTCTGTCGTATTCTCGACGGAACCACCTGTCCTCGTGAAGCGTTGGAAGAACTCATGACCCGCGACCTCAAGGCCGAAGATTGAAAAAAGAGAGTGATCTGATGAATCGCTTCAGCCAGGCACATTCACCGAAACAAGTATACATCGAAGACGTCGGCGCCCACGACGGAGAAGTCGTCGTCCTCAAGGGATGGCTCTATCACAAGCGTTCGTCGGGCAAGATCCGCTTCGTCGTCGTTCGCGACGGCACCGGACACATGCAGTGCGTCGCCTCGCTCGCTGACGTTGGCGAGCATACTCTGGAGCTGATTGATTCGCTCACGCAGGAATCGTCGCTCGTAGTAGTCGGTCGCGTGCGAGCGGAACAGCGCGCG
This window of the bacterium genome carries:
- the purM gene encoding phosphoribosylformylglycinamidine cyclo-ligase codes for the protein MLNLCFMIDYEKSGVSLDRAAAAKKRIAAAARSTFNPRVLTDVGHFGGLFALSEASPDVLVASADGVGTKLLLGVQLSRLRSLGHDLVHHCINDILMCGARPLFFLDYMAFGRLDPEVAATIAESLAAACRDHGVALIGGETAEMPDLYAPGHFDLAGTIVGHVRRDGIFDGSRVHLGDVLLGVASSGLHTNGYSLIRKVFAEDIASGQIEKTRLADERSLGEALMEPHRCYLNSLGSLLSEPWLHALSHITGGGLEENTLRVIPKGLALDIHWESWPRPELFRLIQERGTVPEAEMRRVLNLGIGAVAIVDAGSAKIASERLASLGETVFTIGRVTA
- the plsY gene encoding glycerol-3-phosphate 1-O-acyltransferase PlsY; translated protein: MIALASLIVGYLIGGLPTGIILCRVIKGVDPRAIGSKSSGATNVSRVLGKKWAAVVLIIDGLKGFLPVRFLAPLFAFADGYTLAAALMAIGTVAGHVWTPYAGLRGGKGVAAAAGSMLALGPLAVLLSLGVWAVVFVAFRIVSLASMAATAAFPVALAVLGGRPSFHIAAAVVVALIVLFSHRGNLSRLFRGEEKTLF
- a CDS encoding NAD(P)-dependent glycerol-3-phosphate dehydrogenase, producing MARITILGAGNWGTTMAMVLQRRGHSVSLWEYDRDQAERVNSARVNEKFLPGHRLPDDLQITWNLPRAVQEAEICLLSVPFQRCRSVLRNVKRLPRGTLVLSLMKGIEQETLRRGSQICAEELERFDANSYAILSGPTIAVEVAGGQPTSAVIASTSQETATRIQFEFASPALRLYTSDDVVGVELASALKNVIALAAGMCDGMGLGANAKGALLTRGLAEISRLGMALGGDRQTFSGLSGIGDLITTCTSGASRNRYVGEAIGRGEPPDQVLGRMVMVAEGVWTARAAFGLSQEHSIEMPITEAVCRILDGTTCPREALEELMTRDLKAED